TCGGCGGCCGCCGCAAGGTGCAACCGGGTTCGCCGAACACCGCATGGCGCAACGCCTCGTTCCAGGGCTACGCCGATTACACCGCCACCGTGGAATTCGCCGAAGGCCTCGCCGAGTTGCTGGAGCTGGCCGCCAGCAAGCGCACCGCGCTGATGTGCGCCGAAGCGGTGTGGTGGCGCTGCCACCGCTCGATCATTGCCGACGTGTTGAAACTGCGCGGGATCGAGGTGATCCACATCGTCGATGCCACGCACACGACGGTGCATCCGTATACGTCGCCGGCGCGGATCGTGGATGGGAGGTTGAGTTACGCGCCGCCGCAGGGGGAGTTGTTGTAGCCCCTCGGATCGTACCTCGGCGTCGCACGTCGACCCAAAACCGGCCAGTCGACAGCGTTCAGCCCATGGCCGAACCCCGTGCGAAGCGTCGAGACGCTATTAACTTTTGTGATGGATACCGGCAGTTGCGGCCGACCGGCCAGAATTGAACTGACGCGCAACAAGGCAGTGGTCTATCTGCGAGTGGGTCTACGACTCTGAAACGTGTTGAAATATTTTACACTTTTCAGCTATCTGGAAGATGGGTGAAATAGCAACCAGTTGAATAATCGGCGATTAACACAATGGCGCGAAAAATGCTCCGGAGCTGCTCGTAGGGGACGCCTACTCTCAGGAGAAAATCCAATGAGCAATTTCTTGACCGTGTCTTTGAAGCGGTTTGTGTCGCCAAGCCTTGCGTTGCTGACGGCCATCGCGTTGACACCCTGCGCAGCGAATGCAACGCCGTATGTCGTCAAGCTTGTACAGCAAGGAACGAATGTAGTCGCCACAGGCAGCGGGGCCATTGAGCTGGCCGGCCTGACATTTGAGTACGGAACTTTCACGGGAGGAGCCACCCTGTGGCCATCCTCCGGGTTTGCGATGACTGGGTCGCAATCGAATGTAGCTCTTGACACCTACACCGGTTTCGTGGGACCCACGAGTTTCGGGAGCGGCACCATTGTGGGTGGCGACGTCAATACCGGTGACACGGTCGGAATCATCGGCTCTTCCTCATATTACGGTATTACGAACCTTTGGGTGCCTTCCGGCTACGTTTCCGAGGACGCCCTGTTGGGCACCTCAACCTATTACAACGCAAACTTCGCCAGTCTCGGCGTGACGCCCGGCACGTATACATGGACGTGGGGAACGGGGGCCGACCAGAGCTTTACACTTGTAGCTGCAGTTCCCGAACCGGCTGCGCTCGGCATGTTCGGCTTGGGCGTGCTGTTGATCGGCGGCTTCATCAAGCTGCGCCGGCGCGAGCAACGGCAATCCTGAGGACGCAGCACCCGTAGCCGTTCCAGAACAACCCCCGGCAAACGGGGGTTGTTTTTACCGGATCCGGATTCTTGCAACAAACCCATCCCGCGGTCGCAATCGTCCGTGCGCGACCGGCTCTCTTGGCCGATAGCAGACCCTCGTAGCAGCGCAAGACAACATTCTCGATTGAGTGTTGGGCACCTTGGCTCTCTAACTCTCGCAGCCGCGCAACGGTTGCATACCGAATGCGGGCCAGGATGGCCCGCGGCTCTACCCGGGACCCCTGTGCGGCGGTGAATCGTGGTCGACAGGCCGCGTAGCGCGGCATCGGCATGGATGCCGGAGTTGAGGCAACACAGGAGCGGTTGCCCGATGCCAGGCAAGCACCAAGCGGGGTGTCGTTTTTTCTTGGTTACATCTCTTTTGGACGCGCACAAGAGAAAGCTCTTCGCTCTGAAGCCGCAACAGAAGCATCGCCCGCAAGCGGGTTCCTACAAGAGCATCGAGGCATCCGCGCGCAGCTCCGATTACTCCTTCTTGATCGCATGCCCGCCAAACTCGTTGCGCAGCGACGACAACAGCTTGTCGGCGAAGGAATCGTCGTCGCGCGAGCGGAAGCGTTCCATCAGCGACAGCGTGATCACCGGAGCGGAGACGTTGAGTTCCAGCGCGGCGTCCACGGTCCAGCGGCCTTCGCCGGAATCGACGACGTAGGGCGCGATGCCGTCCATGTTCGGGTTCTTGCCGAGCGCGTCGGTGGCGAGGTCGAGCAGCCAGGAGCGCACCACGCTGCCGGTGCGCCAGATCTCGCCGACCTGGTGCAGGTCGAGGCCGAACTCCTCCTTGTGCTTGAGGATCGAGAAGCCCTCGGCGTAGGCCTGCATCATCCCGTACTCGATGCCGTTGTGGACCATCTTGGTGTAATGGCCGGAACCAGCCGGGCCGACCCGGCCCCAGCCCTGGTCCTTCGCCGGCGCCAGCGTCTCGAAGATCGGCCGCAGCGCCTCGACGGTTTTCGCGTCGCCGCCGATCATCATGCTGTAGCCCTCCTTGAGGCCCCACACGCCGCCGCTGGTGCCGCAGTCGACGTAGCCCAGGCCGTGACCGGCATACAGCTGCGCGCGGCGCAGCGTGTCCTTGTAGTTGGAATTGCCGCCGTCGATCACGGTGTCGCCCTTGGCCAGCAGCGGCAGCAAGGTGTTGACGGTGTCGTCGGTGATCTTGCCAGCCGGCACCATCAGCCACAGTACGCGCGGCGCCGGCAACGCCTTGGCCAGCGCTTCCAGCGAGGCCGCCGGCGCGATGCCGTTCGCTTCGGCCGCCTTGCGCGCGTCCGCGTTCGGGTCGAAACCGCTGACCTTGTGGCCGCCTTTCACCAGGCGCTCCGCCATGTTGGCGCCCATGCGCCCGAGACCCACCATGCCAAGTTCCATCGTGTTCACTCCGTAACGGGAAAGGTTGTCGTGTTCATGCGTGCCGCTTGCCGGCATCCAGCCAGCCGCCGTCGAAGCCGGCGCGGCGCAGGCCGTCGACGATCCAGCGGCAGCCGCGCATCAGCTCCCACAGCATGCCGCTGCGATGGTTCTCCACCATCAGCACGATCGGGCCGAGGTTGAGGCCGAAGCAGTACGGCGACACCCAGCCGCCCAGCGGCTGGCCGGGCTTGTCGACCCAGGTCTGGTTGAAGCTGGCCTTGAAACCGTAGGGATGCGCGTCGTGCAGCTGCAGCGTGTGGATGAAGTGGTGCACCGTCGGCAGCACGATTTCCGGCGCGAACGGCAGCGACGCCACCACCGCCCACGGCGCCAGCGTGCCGTCGTCGACGCCATACGGCGCGCCGCGGCCGACGTAGTCGTGGAACTGGCGCTCGATGCCGTCGATCTTCAGTGTCGCCGGACCGGGACCATCGCTTGCGGTGATGCCCCAGCAATGGTCGCAATAGCCGGTGAAACCGAGCGGGTTGTCCGTCGCATAGCGCTGCTGGACCAGAGTGGCGCGCCGGCTGTTCTCGAAGTAGTCGATGCCCTTGTCGCGCATGAACGCGTCGCGGATGCCGCGAAAGTCGATCCACACCTGCGACAGCTGGTGGGTGAACAGCGGGCCGCAGTACAGGTAGTCGATGTCGTAGCAACGCTTCCACTCGTAGGTGGACGACCAGGCCGCATAGGCACTCGGCGGCAGCGCATGGGTGGGCGAGCCGAGCGCCAGCACGTACAGCAGCAGGCCTTCGTCGTAGCCCTGCCAGCGATGCGGGATGAAACCGCTTTCCGGGTGCCAGCCGTGGCCGATGGTGCCGTCGGCGGCCTGCGCCCACGGCCAGTCGGCGCGCTGGTAGAGGAAGTTCGCCGTGTCGCGGATTTCCTTCTGCTCGGCGGTGTCGTCGTCGAAGTACGCGGCGGCGGTCAGCATGCCGGCGAACAGGAAGGCGCTGTCCACCGTGGACAGTTCGCACTGCCATGCGCGCCGGCCGGTCTGCATGTCGAGGAAGTGGTAATAGAAGCCGCGGTAGCCGCTGGCGTCGGGTTCGGTGCCCTGCGGGCTGTCGCGGAAGAAGCGCAGCGCGGCGAGCGTGCGCTTGATCGCCGTACGGCGGCTCATCAGGCCGCGTTCGACCGCCACCGGGTAGCAGCTCAGCGCCAGCCCGGTCGCGGCGATGCTGGCCGGCCAGTCCGGCGCGGTCTTGTCGGAGACCAAGCCGTTCTGCAGGTTCGTCTCGTACTGGAAGTAGGCGAACGCCTTGTTCTGCAGGTGCTGCAGCTGCGTGCCGGATTCGAGCGGATGACTGGGCGGGTGGGAACGCATGGATCTCGTCGTGGCCTGTCGCGGTGAGGGCAGCCCGGGCACGGAATACGTCGCCGCGCCGTCGGCGCCGGATCGCCGCCCGATGGATGCCGCATGCATCCTACTCCGCGGCATGGTGAAGCGCGGGTTGACGCCGCCTATGCTTCACCCGGCGCACGCTGGGGTTTTCGTCGACAGGAGTCGCCATGTCATCGCCTTCCTCCCGCAGCATCGATGCGGAGCAGCGCTGCCTGCTGTCCAACGGTCGCTACAGCGTGATGCTGGGTGCGAACGGCTCCGGCTTCAGCCGCTGGCGCGGCCTGGCCGTGACGCGCTGGCGCGAGGATCCGGTCGGCGACGGCTGGGGCAGCTACCTGCTGCTGCGCGACGAGGATGGCGGCGAAACGTGGTCGGCCAGCCAGCAGCCGTACGGCAACCGCACGCCGGACGATGCGGTCGCGTTCGACGCGGGGCGCGCCCGTTTCAGCCGGCGCCACCACAGCGTGCACAGCGTGCTGGAAGTGGCGGTGGCCGCGGAAGCCGACATCGAACTGCGCCGGCTCACCTTGAGCAACCACGGCGACCGCACACGCATGCTGTCGCTGACTTCGTACGCCGAGCTGGTGCTCGGCCCGATCGGCGCCGACAACGCGCACCCGGCGTTCTCCAAGATGTTCGTGCAGACCGAATGGGACGCCACACGCGACATGCTGCTGGCCACGCGGCGGCGGCGCGACAGCAGCGAGGCCGAAGTGTGGGCCGCGCAGGCGCTGCAGATCGCCGGGGAGGATGGCGGTGATGCCGGCGAATGCGAAACCGACCGCGCCCGCTTCCTCGGCCGCCTGCGCACGCTGCGCCATGCGCAGGCGATGCAGCCGGGCGCCGCGCTGTCGAATACCGTCGGCTGCGTGCTCGACCCGGTGTTCAGCCTGCGTCGGCGCTTCACGCTGGCGCCGGACAGCAGCGTGACCCTGCTGCTGTGGACGCGACTGGCCGATTCGCGCGACGGCGCCTTGGCCCTGACCACGCAACTCGGCGATCCGGGCGCTGCCGCGCGGCTGTTCGACAGCGCGGGCCAACATGCCGAAGCCGAGTGCGCCCAGATCGGCATCGGTGCCGCGCAGGCGGCGCGATCCGCCCGCTGGATAAGCGCGCTGCTGTACAACGATCCGTGCCAGCGCGCGGCACCCGACGTGCTGGCACGCGGCCACGGCGGCGCGCCGGTGCTGTGGTCCGCCGGCATCTCCGGCGACCGGCCGATCATCCTGCTGCGCCTCGGCGAGGCCGACGACCTGTCGCGCGTGAACGAGGTGCTGCAGGCACAGCAGCATTGGCGCAGCCAGCAATTCGCCGTCGACGTGGTGCTGCTGCAGGCCGCCGGCGAGGTGCGGCAGGCCGCGCTCGATCCGCTGGTGAGTGCGCAGCAGGCGCGCCTGAAAACCGACGACCAGCTGCCCAAGGCCGAACTGTTCGCGTTGCGCGACGACGCGATCGGCGAGGATTTGCGCCACGGCCTGCTGACGGTGGCGCGCGTGGTGCTGGACGAGGCGCCGCCGGCGCAGGCCGCGGCCGGATCGTCACCCGCCTTCGCCGCGCCGGCGGCGATCCGCGCGACCGCCATGGCGGAGGCCGTCACCGCCAGCGCCGATGCGCCGGAGTTCGCCAACGGCCACGGCGGCTTCGTCGATGGCGGCCGCGCTTACCGGATCGAACTCGACGGGCAGCGCCCCACGCCCGCGCCGTGGGTGAACGTGATGGCCAACCCCGCGTTTGGCTGCATGCTGTCGGCCGAAGGCGGCGGCTATGCGTGGTCGCTCAACAGCCAGCAGAATCCGCTGACGCCGTGGCCGAACGACCCGGTCAGCGACAGCCCGCACGACGTGCTGTACCTGCGCGACGAGGACACCGGCGTGCTGTGGAGCGCCACCGCGCTGCCGATCCGCGTGGCCGGCGCGCACTACACGGCCACCCACGGCAAGGGCTGGACGCGCTTCGAGAACGACGTACACGGCATCGAACTGGAGCTGCTGCAGTGCGTGCCGACGGACGATCCGCTCAAGCTGTCGCGATTGCGCCTGTGCAATCGCTCGCCGCGCACGCGGCGGCTGTCGGTAACCCACTATGTCGCATGGGCGCTGGGCGCGAACGGCAGCACGCCGGCACCGTTCGTGATCACGTCGCGCGACGAGCGCACCGGCGCCTTGTTCGCGCACAACCGCTGGCGGCCCGACTTCGGCGACCGCGTGGCGTTCATCGACCTGGCCGGGCCCGCGCATTCGATGACCGGCGACCGCCATGAATTCCTGGGGCCGCTCGGCACGGTCGCGCAGCCGCTCGCGCTGCGCGACGGCACGCCGCTGTCCGGCCGCCTCGGTGCCGGACTGGAGCCTTGCGGCGCACTGCAGGTGCGCATCGAACTACCGCCGGGCACGCAACTCGACCTGCGGCTCCTGCTCGGCGAGGCCGCCGACGACAGCGCGGCGCAGGCGCTGGTCGAGAAATATCGCGCGGCCGATATCGATGGCGTGCTCGTCGAGATCGCCGCGCAATGGAATGGCCTGCTCGACGCCGTGCAGGTGCGTACGCCCGATCGCGCGATGGACATCCTGCTCAACGACTGGCTGCTGTACCAGGTCGCCAGCTGCCGGCTGTGGGCACGCACCGCCTACTACCAGGCTAGCGGCGCCTACGGTTTCCGCGACCAGCTGCAGGACGTGATGGCGCTGTGCGTGAGCCGCCCCGATCTCGCCCGCGAACACCTGCTGCGTGCCGCCGGCCGTCAGTTCGTCGAAGGCGACGTGCAGCACTGGTGGCTGCCGCCGGGCGGTCAGGGCATCCGCACCAAGGTCAGCGACGACCGCCTGTGGCTGGCGTACGTGGCCATGCATTACGTCGAGGTGAGCGGCGACGCGGCCGTGCTGGACGAGGTGCTGCCGTTCCTCGCCGGCCAGCCGATTCCCGACGGCGCCACCGACACGTTCTTCCAACCCGGATTCTCCGACCGGCTAGCCAGCGTGTACGAGCATTGCGCGCTCGCGATCGACAGCAGCCTCGCCCGCGGCGCGCACGGCTTGCCGCTGATCGGCACCGGCGACTGGAACGACGGCATGAACGCGGTCGGCGCCGGAGGTCGCGGCGAGAGCAGCTGGCTGGGCTGGTTCCTGCTCGCCACGATCGCCGCGCTGGCGCCGTACGCCGAACGACGCGGCGAGAACGCGCGCGCGCAGCGCTGGCGCGGCCATGCCGACGATCTGCGTGCCGCGCTGGAACGCGCGTGGGACGGCCAATGGTATCGCCGAGGCTACTACGACGACGGCGCGCCACTCGGCTCGCACGAAAGCGACGAATGCCGCATCGACACCATCGCACAATCCTGGAGCGTGCTGGCCGGCAGCAGCGACCGCGAACACGCCACGCAGGCCATGGCCGCGGTCGACCGCCTGCTGGTCGATCACCCGAACCGGATCCACTGCCTGTTCACCCCGCCGTTCGACCACAGCCGGGAGAACCCCGGCTACATCAAGGGCTACCCGCCCGGCGTGCGCGAGAACGGCGGCCAATACACGCACGGTGCGGTGTGGTCGATCTTCGCCTGGGCCGGCCTTGGCGACGGCGACCGCGCCGGCGGCCTGTTCGACCTGCTCAATCCGATCCGCCACGCCGACAGCCCCGCCGCGGTGGAGCGCTACAAGGTCGAACCCTATGTTGCCTGCGCCGATATCTACTCCGTCGCGCCGCACATCGGCCGCGGCGGCTGGACCTGGTACACCGGCTCCGCCGCGTGGCTGTACCGCGCCGGACTGGAGGCCGTGCTCGGCTTCCGGCTGCGCGGCGACCGGCTGCGCATCGAGCCGTGCATTCCGAAGGACTGGCCGGGCTTCCGGCTCAGCTACCGCCACCGCAGCGGACAGCGCGTCACCTGCTACGAGATCGAGGTGGAGAACCCGCATCGGGTCTGCCGCGGCGTGGCACAGACCGAATTGGACGGCCAAACGCTGGCCGCCGACGAGGACGTGCCGCTGGCCGATGACGGCGGGACGCACCGGCTGCGCATCGTGCTCGGCTGACGCCCGGCCCCCTGCGGGAGAGGCCGCGAGACAGGTGAAGCGCAAGACGCGCGGGGACTCAGCTGCGCCGTGTGCGTGAGGCGCCCAGCTTGCGGGTCAGCGTGTTGCGCCCCACACCCAGCGCTTGCGCCGCGTTCTGGCGGTGGCCGTCGTTCGCCTGCAGGGCCACATTGAGCAAGGTCTGGTCGAGCGCCGCGCGGGCGCGCGCGTGGATGTCCGCCTCGCCGTCGGCCAGCGCCTGCACGGCCCAGTCGCGCAGCGCGTCGGTCCACTCGCCGCCGCGCATGCTGTCCGTGCTGCTGCCGAGGTCGCCCGGCAGGATCTCGCTGCCGGGCGCAATCACCGCCAGCCGTCGGCACAGGTTTTCCAGCTCGCGCACGTTGCCCGGATAGTCGCGCTGGGCGACCAGTTTCAGCGCAGCCTTGGAAAAACGCTTCGGCGGAAGTTTCAGCTCCTGCGCGGTGGCGGCGAGGAAGTGCCGGGCCAGCAGCGGGATGTCGCTGCGGCGGGTGCGCAGCGGCGGCAGTTCGATGCGCACCACGTCGAGCCGGTGCATCAGGTCGGCGCGGAACAGGCCGGCGGCGACGCGCGTGGCCAGGTCCTGATGGGTGGCGGCGACGATGCGCACGTTGCAGCGGATCAGCTCGCGCCCGCCCACACGATAGAACTCGCCGCCGGCCAGCACGCGCAGCAGGCGCGTCTGCAGTGCCAGCGGCATGTCGCCGATCTCGTCGAGGAACAGCGTGCCGCCTTCGGCCTGCTCGAAGCGGCCGGCGACACGGCGGGTGGCGCCGGTGAAGGCGCCGGCCTCGTGGCCGAACAGTTCGCTCTCCAGCAGTTCGCTGGGGATCGCCGCGGTGTTCAGCGCCACGAAGGGCCGGTCGCGACGCGCGCTTTCCTCGTGCAACGCGCGCGCCACCAGTTCCTTGCCGGTGCCGGTTTCGCCGGTGACCAGCACGTTGAGGTCGCTGGCGGCGACGCGGCCGATCAGCCGGAACACCTCGCGCATCGGCGCGCTCTCGCCGAGCAACGCATGGTTCGGCGCGAGCGCGTGGCCGGCAGCCATCGTCGGTGCGGCCACGCTGGCCAGCGCACGCTGCACCGCCGCCACCGCCTGGTCGAGGTCGAACGGCTTGGCCAGGTAATCGACCGCACCAGAACGGTACGCCGCCGCCGCGGTGGCCACGTCGGTGTACGCGCTCATCACGATCACCGGGCCGATGCCCTGCGCCTGCAGCTCGCCAAGCAGGCCCAGCCCATCCTCGCCCGGCATGCGCACGTCGGTGAGCAGCAGCGCGGGACGCGCTTCACGCAGTGCCGCGCGCACACCCGCCACCGCATCGAACTCGCGCACCGCGAGCCCGGCATCGCGCAGCGCCTCGGCCAGCACGAAGCGCACGCCGCGGTCGTCGTCGACGATCCAGATTTCTTCAGTCATGCGTGCGCTCCAGTGGCAGGTACAGCGAGAACACCGTGTGGCCGGGGCGACTGGCATAGCGCAACTCGCCACCGTGTTCGTGGGCGATCTCGCGCGACAGCGCCAGGCCGAGGCCGCTGCCGTCGGCGCGGCCGGACACCAGCGGCTGGAACAGCGTGTCGCGCAGCGCCACGGGCACGCCGGCGCCATCGTCGATCACGTCGACCCGCAGCGCCATGCGCAGCATCCGCTCGCCGACGCGCGCGCCGTGCTCGACCCGCGTGCGCAAGGTGAGCGTGCGCGCGCCGGCTTCCAACGCGTTGCGCGCAAGGTTCAATAGCACCTGTTGCAGGCGGTCCGCGTCGCCGTGCAGGTCCGGCACGCTGGGGTCGTAGTCGTGATGCAGCTGCGGTGGCGCGGGTTCGGCCAGCAGCAGGTCGCACAACCGTTCCAGCAGGCGATGGATGTTCACCGGGCCGAGCTGCGGCGCGCCATCGTGATGCAGCAGGCGGTTCGCCAGCGCGCCGAGCCGGTCGGCCTCGTCGATGATCATCCCGGCCAGCGCCTGCAGGTCCTCGTTGTCGACCCGGCGCTGCAGCAGTTGCGCGGCACCGCGCAGGCCGGCCAGCGGGTTCTTCACCTCGTGCGCGAAGCCGCGCAGCGTGGCCGACAGCGGCGAACCGGTCGACGGCGGCTCGGCCAGCACGTGCACCTCCAGCAGCAAGCCATCGCCAAACGGCTGCAGCGCGATGTCCGCGCCGATCTCGCGGCCATCGGCCGCGGCCAGCGCCACCCCGCGCCAGTGCGCCGGCCGCTGCTCCGCCAGCACCTTCGCGGCCTGCGCCATGCCTTCGTCCGCGTCGTCCAGCAGCAGCCCCAGCGGCTGCCCCGCCACGCTGCGGAAGCCCAGCGCCAGGCATTCGATCAGCGCGGGGTTGAGCCAGCGCAGGCGCAAGTCCGCGTCGACCAGGGCCAGCCCGGTCGCCATCTGCTCCGCCCACGTCCGCCACGCCAGGTCGCTCATTGCACCATCATGGACAATGTCTCGTCTTGGTGCAAATTGGTGCCAATCCAGCGGACGGACGGCTCTTCAGCGTGATCTGAACACCAATGTTCATACCAAATGCTCAAACAATGGGATTCGCCGCCCTGTTCAAACATTGGTGTTTTGGGGTCTGAGCCAGTGAACGATCCAGCCTGCCAAAGGGAGCTTGGGGTCCCCGAGGCCACGCCGAACTAGTGACTAAGGGACCGGCGTCCCTTGGACAAAGATGCTGTCGTACTCGCGGCACGGTGACGCGGCCGGCACCCAGCCGCTTGACAATAAAAGAATGATCGTTCATTCTTTTACAATTCGCAACCCCAATTCCCCCTTGGATCAGCCAATGACTCCCCGTCTCAAACGCCTGGCTCCATTTGCCATCGCCGCCTCCCTGCTTCTCTCCGCATGTGCCGGCAAAGCACCCCCCCAGCAGGACGTGGCCGTCCCCGTCACCGTGGTCACCCTGGCGTCCGCGCCGGTGACCCTGACCCGCGAACTGCCCGGACGCACCACGCCGTTCGCCGTGGCCGAGGTCCGCCCTCAGGTCTCCGGCATCATCCGCAAACGGCTGTTCACCGAAGGCGGTGAGGTCAAGGAGGGGCAGCAGCTCTACCAGATCGACGACGCTAGTTACCGCGCCGACAACAACAGCGCCCGCGCCTCGTTGGCCCGTGCTCAGGCAACGCTGGTCACCGCGCGGCTGCATGCACAGCGCAGCGCCGACCTGGTCAAGGTCGATGCCATCAGCAAGCAGGACAACGACAACGCCCAGGCTGCACTGCGCCAGGCCGAGGCCGACGTGAAGGCGGCCCAGGCCGTGGTCGACGGTACCGGCGTGACGCTCGGCTATGCCCGCATCACCGCGCCCATCAGCGGCCGCATCGGCAAATCCACGGTGACCCAGGGCGCGCTGGTAAACGCGGGCCAGGCATCTGCATTGGCCACCGTGCAGCAGCTCGACCCGATCTACGTGGACCTCACCCAGTCCAGCAGCGAGCTGCTGGCCCTGCGCAAGGGCCTGGCTTCCGGCGCACTGGGCAGTACGGAAGGACTGCCGGTGAAGATTCTTCTCGAAGACGGCAGCGAGTACTCGCACGAAGGCAAGCTCGCCTTCTCCGAAGTGACCGTCGATCCGTCCACCGGCAGCTTCGCGCTGCGCGTGGTCGTGCCCAACCCGGACGACGTGCTCCTGCCGGGCATGTACGTGCGCGCGGTGGTCGGCAATGGCCAGCGCCACAATGCCATCCTGGTGCCGCAGCAGGGCATTGCGCGCGACCCCAAGGGCAACACCTCCGTGATGCTGGTGGGCAAGGACGGCAAGGTGGAAGTCCGTCCGGTGCAGGTCAGCCAGACCATCGGCGACAAGTGGCTGGTCGATGGCGGCGTGGCCGCCGGCGACCGTGTCATCGTCGAGGGACTGCAGAAGGTCAGGCCGGGCACGCCCGTGCAGGCCACCGAGGCTGGCGCCTCCACCGCGCAACCGGCCAAGGGCAATACGCCCGTAGCCACCACAGCCGAGCCTGCCGCCACCGCGGCCGGCAGCCACTAAGGAGCGCACCCCCATGGCACGCTTCTTCATTGACCGACCCGTCTTCGCCTGGGTCATCGCGATCATCATCATGCTGGCCGGCGGCCTGGCCGTCTTCACCCTGCCGGTGTCGATGTATCCGACTATCGCGCCGCCCACGGTCGAAATCCGCGCCACCTACCCCGGCGCCTCGGCCAAGGTGGTCGAGGACTCGGTGACCCAGATCATCGAGCAGAACATGAAGGGCCTGGACGGCCTGATCTATTTCTCGGCCAACAGCTCGTCCAACGGCATGGCCACGATCACCCTGACCTTCGACAACGGCACCGATCCGGATACCGCGCAGGTGCAGGTGCAGAACAAGCTGCAGCTGGCGATGCCGCTGATGCCGCAGGAAGTGCAGCGCCAGGGCATCAACGTGGCCAAGTCCAGCTCGGGCTTCCTGCAGGTGCTCGGCTTCGTGTCCGAGGACGGCAGCATGTCCAAGGAGGACATCGACGACTACGTCGGCAGCAACCTGCTCGATCCGCTCAGCCGCGTGCCGGGCGTCGGCAACATCCAGGTGTTCGGCGCGAAATACGCGATGCGCATCTGGCTGGACCCGGCCAAGCTGGATACCTACCGGCTGTCCACCAACGAGGTCATCGCCGCCATCCGCGCGCAGAACGCGCAGGTCTCGCTGGGCCAGCTCGGCGGCACTCCGGCGGTCAAGGGCCAGCAACTCAACGCCACCATCTCTGCGCAGGACCGCCTGCAGACCCCCGAACAATTCCGCGACATCCTCGTGCGCAGCAACGGCGACGGTTCGGTACTCAAGCTCGGCGACATCGCCCGGGTGGAGATGGGTGCGGAAACCTACGACTTCATCACGCGCTACAACGGCAAGCCCGCGTCGGGCCTGGCCATCTCGATGGCCACCGGCGCCAACGCGCTGGATACCGCTGCGGGCGTGCAAAAGGCCGTCGACGAACTGCGGCCCAATTTCCCGCACGGCATGCAGGTGGTGACGCCGTTCGACACCACGCCGTTCGTCAAGGTGTCGATCAAGAATGTCGTCCATACCCTGCTCGAGGCGATCGTGCTGGTGTTCCTGGTGATGTACCTGTTCCTGCAGAATTTCCGCGCCACCCTGATCCCGACGATCGCGGTGCCGGTGGTGCTGCTGGGTACCTTCGGCGTGCTCGCCGCG
This window of the Rhodanobacter soli genome carries:
- the ntrC gene encoding nitrogen regulation protein NR(I) — its product is MTEEIWIVDDDRGVRFVLAEALRDAGLAVREFDAVAGVRAALREARPALLLTDVRMPGEDGLGLLGELQAQGIGPVIVMSAYTDVATAAAAYRSGAVDYLAKPFDLDQAVAAVQRALASVAAPTMAAGHALAPNHALLGESAPMREVFRLIGRVAASDLNVLVTGETGTGKELVARALHEESARRDRPFVALNTAAIPSELLESELFGHEAGAFTGATRRVAGRFEQAEGGTLFLDEIGDMPLALQTRLLRVLAGGEFYRVGGRELIRCNVRIVAATHQDLATRVAAGLFRADLMHRLDVVRIELPPLRTRRSDIPLLARHFLAATAQELKLPPKRFSKAALKLVAQRDYPGNVRELENLCRRLAVIAPGSEILPGDLGSSTDSMRGGEWTDALRDWAVQALADGEADIHARARAALDQTLLNVALQANDGHRQNAAQALGVGRNTLTRKLGASRTRRS
- a CDS encoding efflux RND transporter periplasmic adaptor subunit; amino-acid sequence: MTPRLKRLAPFAIAASLLLSACAGKAPPQQDVAVPVTVVTLASAPVTLTRELPGRTTPFAVAEVRPQVSGIIRKRLFTEGGEVKEGQQLYQIDDASYRADNNSARASLARAQATLVTARLHAQRSADLVKVDAISKQDNDNAQAALRQAEADVKAAQAVVDGTGVTLGYARITAPISGRIGKSTVTQGALVNAGQASALATVQQLDPIYVDLTQSSSELLALRKGLASGALGSTEGLPVKILLEDGSEYSHEGKLAFSEVTVDPSTGSFALRVVVPNPDDVLLPGMYVRAVVGNGQRHNAILVPQQGIARDPKGNTSVMLVGKDGKVEVRPVQVSQTIGDKWLVDGGVAAGDRVIVEGLQKVRPGTPVQATEAGASTAQPAKGNTPVATTAEPAATAAGSH
- a CDS encoding two-component system sensor histidine kinase NtrB, with the translated sequence MSDLAWRTWAEQMATGLALVDADLRLRWLNPALIECLALGFRSVAGQPLGLLLDDADEGMAQAAKVLAEQRPAHWRGVALAAADGREIGADIALQPFGDGLLLEVHVLAEPPSTGSPLSATLRGFAHEVKNPLAGLRGAAQLLQRRVDNEDLQALAGMIIDEADRLGALANRLLHHDGAPQLGPVNIHRLLERLCDLLLAEPAPPQLHHDYDPSVPDLHGDADRLQQVLLNLARNALEAGARTLTLRTRVEHGARVGERMLRMALRVDVIDDGAGVPVALRDTLFQPLVSGRADGSGLGLALSREIAHEHGGELRYASRPGHTVFSLYLPLERTHD